A genomic segment from Alistipes senegalensis JC50 encodes:
- a CDS encoding SGNH/GDSL hydrolase family protein, whose amino-acid sequence MKRFVFSLLVLLFSVAGTSAQLKFVDAEQLGLVNKLGPTKNRYHRVDTDKYDLTQTEANLLRMPAGMALVFRTNSSQIVVRTHYLNYSMVRYSTTGVSQTGYDLYIRKDGEWMYAGSNAPKNEDAELVLVRNMDDSEKECLLYLPLFSELKRIEIGIDEGAEIEASADPFRHRIVIFGSSFTHGTSTGRPGMSYPMIMQRNTGLQFISLGVSGNSKLQQSFAAIIGDSACDAIVVDAFSNPGPEMIRERFLPFVAAIRKAHPAVPLIFLQTIYRERANFDLKERAREEEKRRAAREVFEKAAEIYDDIYFVDEPDLTGTDHITSLDGTHPDDLGYWRWANAIQPRIVKILKKYGIR is encoded by the coding sequence ATGAAGCGTTTTGTTTTTTCTTTGTTGGTGCTGCTTTTTTCTGTTGCAGGTACTTCGGCGCAGTTGAAATTCGTGGATGCCGAGCAGCTTGGGCTGGTCAATAAGCTCGGTCCGACGAAGAACCGCTACCATCGGGTCGATACGGATAAGTACGACCTTACGCAAACCGAAGCGAATCTGTTGCGCATGCCGGCTGGTATGGCGCTGGTGTTCCGCACCAATTCATCGCAGATCGTCGTGCGGACGCACTATCTGAATTACAGTATGGTCCGCTATAGTACGACGGGGGTTTCCCAGACCGGTTACGACCTCTATATTCGCAAGGACGGTGAATGGATGTATGCTGGGTCGAACGCGCCGAAGAATGAGGATGCGGAACTGGTGCTGGTGCGCAATATGGACGACAGCGAGAAGGAGTGCCTGCTCTATTTACCGCTTTTCAGCGAGTTGAAGCGTATTGAAATAGGAATCGACGAGGGTGCGGAGATAGAGGCTTCGGCCGATCCTTTCCGTCATCGGATCGTTATTTTCGGGTCGAGTTTCACACACGGCACGAGTACCGGGCGTCCGGGCATGTCTTATCCGATGATCATGCAGCGCAATACGGGGTTGCAGTTTATCAGTCTCGGTGTCTCCGGAAATTCGAAGCTCCAGCAATCCTTTGCCGCAATCATCGGCGACAGCGCTTGCGATGCGATCGTCGTGGATGCCTTCTCGAATCCGGGACCGGAGATGATCCGCGAACGGTTTCTGCCGTTCGTCGCGGCGATCCGGAAAGCGCATCCTGCCGTTCCGCTGATCTTCCTGCAAACGATTTACCGCGAACGGGCCAATTTCGATCTCAAGGAACGGGCGCGTGAGGAAGAGAAGCGCCGGGCGGCCCGGGAGGTCTTCGAAAAGGCGGCCGAGATCTATGACGACATCTATTTTGTCGATGAACCGGATCTGACAGGAACCGATCATATCACCTCGCTTGACGGCACGCATCCCGATGATTTGGGATACTGGCGTTGGGCCAATGCCATTCAGCCGCGGATCGTGAAGATTCTGAAGAAATACGGGATTCGGTAA
- a CDS encoding FadR/GntR family transcriptional regulator, which produces MEGPKLNNRNTTLVDSVEESLIRFFKEKGLRPGSSIPNEIELAASLGVGRPVLREALSRFKMTGMIVSRTKKGMILGEPSLLGGMKRCINPLLMNESTLRDILEFRIALEIGISNNIFSNLTPQDIEELEQIVEMSQVIGNNKYAPISEHRFHTKLYEITGNRIISEFQDIIYPVLDFVKEQSRDFFEPIERELSENSELVTHRHLLEFIKRGDLEGYKHAIVEHFRLYTIYLERHKR; this is translated from the coding sequence ATGGAAGGACCGAAACTGAACAACCGCAACACCACGCTCGTCGATAGCGTCGAAGAGAGCCTGATCCGTTTTTTCAAGGAGAAGGGCCTGCGCCCGGGCAGCAGCATTCCCAACGAAATCGAACTAGCAGCATCGCTGGGCGTCGGGCGTCCGGTCCTGCGCGAAGCGCTGAGCCGTTTCAAGATGACCGGCATGATCGTTTCACGCACCAAGAAAGGCATGATTCTGGGCGAACCGTCGCTGCTCGGCGGCATGAAGCGCTGCATCAATCCGCTGTTGATGAACGAATCGACGCTGCGGGACATTCTGGAATTCCGCATCGCGCTCGAAATCGGCATCAGCAACAACATTTTCAGCAATCTCACCCCGCAGGACATCGAAGAGTTGGAACAGATCGTCGAGATGAGCCAGGTGATCGGCAACAACAAATACGCCCCCATCAGCGAGCACCGTTTCCATACGAAGCTCTATGAAATCACGGGCAACCGCATCATCTCGGAGTTTCAGGACATCATCTACCCAGTGCTGGATTTCGTCAAGGAACAGTCCCGCGATTTTTTCGAGCCGATCGAGCGGGAACTGAGTGAAAACAGCGAACTGGTAACCCACCGACACCTGTTGGAATTCATCAAGCGAGGCGATTTGGAGGGTTACAAACACGCTATCGTCGAACATTTCAGACTCTACACGATCTACCTCGAACGCCATAAGCGATAA
- a CDS encoding dihydrodipicolinate synthase family protein: MFKLSGLIPAVFTPFDKTGAINFSQIQPYADKLIAEGAYGVFVCGSTGECTSMTVAERKSVLEAWVKAVAGRILVIAHVGGTCQADCIELARHATELGVNAIGAVAPFYLKPGSVEELVAFYKPIAAACAPLPFYAYHIPSMTGINLPMIEFLKKGSKEIPNLNGIKFTSNNFMEMIECIRFDGGRFDILNGFDEMLLCGMAVGARGGVGSTYNYSLRTYQKIYDAFMAGDLEQARAAQQESVDIVHVIINHGGGIRGGKAIMKLVGIDCGDCRLPLAPYTEAEIARLDEELREIGFNGVQK, encoded by the coding sequence ATGTTCAAACTATCCGGACTCATTCCCGCCGTCTTCACGCCGTTCGACAAAACAGGCGCAATCAATTTTTCGCAAATCCAACCTTACGCCGACAAACTCATCGCTGAAGGAGCCTACGGCGTCTTCGTCTGCGGCTCGACGGGCGAATGCACCTCGATGACCGTCGCCGAGCGCAAGAGCGTGCTCGAAGCATGGGTCAAAGCCGTGGCAGGCCGCATCCTCGTCATCGCCCATGTAGGCGGCACCTGTCAGGCCGACTGCATCGAACTGGCCCGTCACGCCACCGAACTGGGGGTAAACGCCATAGGCGCCGTCGCCCCATTCTATCTCAAACCCGGCTCGGTCGAAGAACTGGTGGCCTTCTACAAACCCATCGCCGCCGCATGCGCCCCGCTGCCGTTTTACGCCTACCACATTCCCTCGATGACGGGCATCAACCTGCCGATGATCGAATTCCTAAAGAAAGGCTCGAAAGAGATCCCCAACTTGAACGGCATCAAGTTTACATCGAATAACTTCATGGAGATGATCGAATGCATCCGCTTCGACGGCGGCCGCTTCGACATTCTCAACGGTTTCGACGAAATGTTGCTCTGCGGGATGGCCGTCGGCGCACGCGGCGGCGTAGGCAGCACCTACAACTACTCGCTCCGCACCTACCAAAAAATCTACGACGCCTTCATGGCCGGCGACCTCGAACAGGCCCGCGCAGCGCAGCAGGAATCGGTGGACATCGTACACGTGATCATCAATCACGGCGGCGGCATCCGCGGCGGCAAAGCCATCATGAAACTCGTCGGCATCGACTGCGGCGACTGCCGTCTGCCCCTTGCCCCCTATACCGAAGCCGAAATAGCCCGGCTGGACGAAGAGCTCCGGGAGATCGGGTTCAACGGAGTCCAAAAGTAG